In one Rutidosis leptorrhynchoides isolate AG116_Rl617_1_P2 chromosome 8, CSIRO_AGI_Rlap_v1, whole genome shotgun sequence genomic region, the following are encoded:
- the LOC139864780 gene encoding aspartic proteinase 36-like yields the protein MPVSFHVRSPVTLAFSGAVVFLFLQAAVVLSVFPASLTLERAFPVNRRIELSKLRDRDSYRHRRILQQQQSSSSAGVVDFPVEGTYDPYRVGLYYTKVQLGSPPKDYYVQIDTGSDVLWVSCASCNGCPTSSGLQIPLEFYDPSTSPTSSKISCSDQRCSQASQSTDSGCSNNQCSYKFQYGDGSGTSGYYVSDLIHLNTVGVDSGSSNSSANVVFGCSTSQTGDLTKADRAVDGILGFGQQGLSIISQLSKQGVASDSFSHCLVGSDSGGGILVIGQIMEPNMVYTPLVQSQPHYNINLQSISVNGQTLAIDPSTFAISDNQGGTIIDSGTTLAYLAQDAYTPFVDAITQSVSQSVQPLISKGNRCYLITSSVSSIFPTVSLNFAGGASMHLRPQDYLLQQNSVGGAEVWCIGFQTISNQGITILGDLVLKDKIIVYDLGNQRIGWSDYDCSSAVNVSTTSSDGRSEVVRGNSGQIGGSNSLQITRYELIPMLIIASILHSASIFSGFSF from the exons ATGCCGGTTTCTTTTCATGTCAGAAGTCCGGTAACTTTAGCATTTTCCGGCGCCGTCGTATTCTTGTTTTTGCAGGCGGCGGTTGTTCTTAGTGTGTTTCCGGCGAGTTTAACGTTGGAAAGAGCTTTTCCGGTGAACCGTAGAATTGAATTGAGTAAACTTAGAGATAGAGATAGTTATAGACACCGTAGAATATTGCAACAACAACAATCTTCTTCATCAGCTGGTGTTGTTGATTTCCCAGTTGAAGGAACTTATGATCCTTATCGTGTTGG GCTTTATTATACAAAAGTACAACTGGGATCTCCTCCGAAGGATTATTATGTACAAATAGATACAGGAAGTGATGTTTTGTGGGTCAGTTGCGCCTCATGCAACGGTTGCCCGACATCAAGCGGACTCCAA ATTCCTCTTGAGTTTTATGACCCATCAACGTCACCAACAAGTTCTAAAATTTCCTGTTCAGACCAACGATGTTCTCAAGCGAGTCAATCGACTGATTCAGGCTGTTCAAATAATCAGTGTAGTTACAAATTTCAATATGGTGATGGTAGTGGAACATCAGGTTATTATGTATCCGATTTAATCCATCTCAATACAGTCGGTGTTGATTCAGGATCATCGAATTCTTCAGCCAATGTTGTATTCGG TTGTAGTACATCTCAAACTGGCGACTTGACTAAAGCTGATAGAGCGGTTGACGGTATCTTAGGATTTGGGCAACAAGGTTTGTCGATAATTTCGCAACTTTCGAAACAAGGGGTCGCGTCTGATTCGTTCTCTCATTGTCTTGTTGGAAGTGATAGTGGTGGGGGTATTTTGGTCATTGGTCAAATTATGGAGCCAAATATGGTTTATACTCCACTCGTCCAATCaca GccacattataatataaatttgcagAGTATTTCTGTGAATGGTCAAACATTGGCGATTGACCCGTCAACGTTTGCAATATCGGACAACCAAGGAGGAACGATTATTGATTCGGGAACAACTTTGGCATACCTGGCTCAAGATGCTTACACACCCTTTGTTGATGCT ATTACACAATCGGTTTCACAGTCCGTACAGCCGCTTATATCAAAGGGAAATCGGTGTTATTTAATCACTTCAAG tgtGTCTAGCATATTCCCAACAGTAAGTTTGAACTTTGCTGGTGGTGCTTCAATGCATTTAAGACCTCAGGACTACCTTCTTCAGCAGAATTCTGTG GGTGGGGCTGAGGTGTGGTGCATCGGATTTCAGACAATTTCAAATCAAGGAATCACCATTTTAGGAG ACCTTGTTCTCAAAGACAAGATTATTGTTTACGATTTGGGTAATCAGCGGATCGGATGGTCTGATTATGACT GTTCGTCGGCGGTAAACGTGTCCACCACTTCAAGTGACGGCAGAAGTGAAGTTGTAAGGGGTAATTCCGGTCAGATTGGCGGCAGCAACTCATTGCAAATTACTCGTTATGAACTGATTCCAATGCTTATTATTGCTTCCATACTACACTCTGCATCGATATTCAGTGGTTTTTCTTTTTAA